The Oceanithermus desulfurans genome has a window encoding:
- a CDS encoding S9 family peptidase, which produces MSVKKIPLEVLFGDPELGDVQVAPDGRSVAFIAPWEGVKNLWIMDLATGERRRVTSDRGRGVLGHGWLPSGLQVYVQDKDGDENWRLYALDPAGGEPRRLTPGEGVQARPLMVHPDFPDEILVLLNDRDPSLHDVWRIDARSGARERVVENPGFIGFTADEQLQVRVALKATDDGGGELFVREGKAWRSLMKWGLDDSLGTWPLAVRGDTLYLSSSVGRDTAALVALDLSSGEERVLAEDPRYDLPEAEGLLFHPRAERPEAVAVMRDRLGWIVLDPALEPDFERLAELKGDAYVVNRDAANRLWVVRESLDAASPRYWIYDRAARELRRLGDALPALAAYTLAPRRPVRYRARDGLEIEAYLTLPPGREPRGLPAVILPHGGPWHRDVWGFDPWAQWLANRGFAVLQPNFRGSTGYGKALLNAGNKQWGRAMQDDLTDGVRWLVGQGIADPKRVAIMGGSYGGYATLAGLAFTPELYAAGVDLVGPSNLFTLLEIVPPYWKPMIALFHTRMGHPERDAELLRAASPLFSAEKIQAPLLIGQGANDPRVKRAESLQIVQALKEKGKPVEYVEYPDEGHGFVKAENRLDFFRKAEAFLEKHLNP; this is translated from the coding sequence ATGTCTGTAAAGAAAATTCCCCTCGAAGTCCTCTTCGGCGACCCCGAGCTGGGCGATGTGCAGGTCGCCCCCGACGGCCGAAGCGTCGCCTTCATCGCTCCCTGGGAGGGGGTGAAGAACCTCTGGATCATGGACCTCGCCACCGGTGAGCGCCGCCGCGTCACCTCCGACCGCGGCCGCGGGGTGCTGGGCCACGGCTGGCTCCCCTCGGGGCTGCAGGTCTACGTCCAGGACAAAGACGGCGACGAAAACTGGCGGCTCTACGCGCTGGACCCTGCGGGCGGCGAGCCGCGGCGGCTCACCCCCGGCGAGGGCGTGCAGGCGCGGCCGCTGATGGTCCACCCCGACTTCCCCGACGAGATCCTGGTGCTGCTCAACGACCGCGACCCCAGCCTGCACGACGTCTGGCGCATCGACGCCCGGAGCGGCGCGCGCGAGCGGGTGGTGGAGAACCCGGGTTTCATCGGGTTTACCGCCGACGAACAACTGCAGGTGCGCGTGGCCCTCAAGGCCACCGACGACGGGGGCGGCGAGCTCTTCGTGCGCGAAGGCAAGGCGTGGCGCTCCCTGATGAAGTGGGGCCTGGACGACAGCCTTGGGACCTGGCCGCTGGCGGTGCGGGGCGACACCCTCTACCTTTCCTCGTCCGTCGGGCGCGACACCGCGGCGCTGGTGGCCCTCGACCTTTCCAGCGGCGAGGAGCGGGTGCTCGCCGAAGACCCGCGCTACGACCTGCCCGAGGCCGAGGGGCTGCTCTTCCACCCGCGCGCTGAGCGCCCCGAGGCCGTGGCGGTGATGCGCGATCGGCTGGGCTGGATCGTGCTCGATCCCGCGCTCGAGCCCGACTTCGAACGCCTGGCCGAGCTGAAGGGCGACGCCTACGTCGTCAACCGCGACGCCGCGAACCGCCTTTGGGTCGTCCGCGAAAGCCTGGACGCGGCCAGCCCCCGCTACTGGATCTACGACCGCGCCGCCCGCGAGCTGCGCCGGCTCGGCGACGCCCTCCCCGCGCTGGCCGCATACACCCTGGCGCCGCGACGGCCGGTGCGCTACCGCGCCCGCGACGGCCTAGAGATCGAGGCCTACCTGACGCTGCCGCCGGGGCGGGAGCCGCGCGGCCTGCCGGCGGTGATCCTGCCGCACGGAGGCCCCTGGCACCGCGACGTCTGGGGTTTCGACCCCTGGGCGCAGTGGCTGGCCAACCGCGGCTTCGCCGTGCTCCAGCCCAACTTCCGCGGCTCCACCGGCTACGGCAAGGCCCTGCTCAACGCCGGCAACAAGCAGTGGGGCCGGGCCATGCAGGACGACCTGACCGACGGCGTGCGCTGGCTCGTGGGGCAGGGGATCGCCGACCCGAAGCGCGTCGCCATCATGGGCGGCTCCTACGGCGGCTACGCCACCCTGGCGGGCCTGGCCTTCACCCCCGAGCTCTACGCCGCCGGCGTCGACCTCGTGGGGCCTTCCAACCTCTTCACCCTGCTCGAGATCGTGCCGCCCTACTGGAAGCCGATGATCGCCCTCTTCCACACCCGCATGGGCCACCCCGAACGCGACGCCGAGCTCTTGCGCGCCGCCTCGCCCCTCTTCAGCGCGGAAAAGATCCAAGCCCCCCTGCTTATCGGCCAGGGCGCCAACGACCCGCGGGTCAAGCGCGCCGAGAGCCTGCAGATCGTCCAGGCGCTAAAGGAAAAGGGTAAGCCGGTGGAGTACGTGGAGTACCCCGACGAGGGGCACGGCTTCGTGAAGGCGGAGAACCGCCTCGACTTCTTCCGCAAGGCCGAGGCGTTCTTGGAGAAGCACCTGAACCCTTAG
- a CDS encoding GntR family transcriptional regulator: MEVRYLWHIEPEKGPIYAQIAAEVKRMLARGELAPGGKLPSARTLAEEARVNPNTVVHAYAELEREGITETRRGLGTFVREDVDVEAIRRSELEAAARAYLRTARALGVDLDAAREVLKEVADAP; the protein is encoded by the coding sequence GTGGAGGTGAGGTACTTGTGGCACATCGAACCCGAGAAAGGGCCGATCTACGCCCAGATCGCCGCGGAGGTGAAGCGCATGCTGGCCCGCGGTGAGCTCGCTCCCGGCGGCAAGTTGCCCTCGGCGCGGACGCTGGCCGAGGAGGCGCGGGTCAACCCCAACACCGTGGTGCACGCCTACGCCGAACTCGAGCGCGAGGGCATCACCGAGACCCGCCGCGGCCTGGGCACCTTCGTGCGCGAGGACGTGGACGTCGAGGCGATCCGTAGAAGCGAGCTGGAAGCGGCCGCGCGCGCCTACCTGCGCACCGCACGGGCGTTGGGCGTGGATCTGGACGCGGCCCGCGAGGTCCTGAAGGAGGTGGCCGATGCACCTTGA
- a CDS encoding ABC transporter ATP-binding protein, translating into MHLELERVTRRFGGTVAVDGLSLELPTGGVVGLLGTNGAGKSTTLKLMAGLLYPDAGEVRLDGAPPRRVRGAIAFLPERGQMYEWLDVRGAVGLFGSLYPDFRPERFYELLDQLEVPRRSLTRLSKGQRARFLLAATLARKVRLYLLDEPLGGVDLITRDRILAALVSEWREDATYVLSTHEVAEAEGIFDRAVFMKEGRVVLNASAEELRERGQSVAQAFREVLA; encoded by the coding sequence ATGCACCTTGAACTCGAACGCGTGACCCGGCGCTTCGGCGGCACCGTGGCGGTCGACGGCCTCTCGCTCGAGCTGCCGACGGGCGGGGTGGTGGGGCTATTGGGCACCAACGGCGCCGGCAAGTCGACGACGCTCAAGCTGATGGCCGGCCTGCTCTACCCCGATGCCGGCGAGGTGCGCCTCGACGGCGCGCCGCCACGGCGGGTGCGGGGCGCGATCGCCTTCTTGCCCGAACGGGGGCAGATGTACGAGTGGCTGGACGTCAGGGGCGCGGTGGGGCTCTTCGGAAGCCTCTACCCCGACTTCCGGCCGGAGCGGTTTTACGAGCTGCTCGATCAGCTCGAGGTACCGCGCCGCAGCCTGACGCGGCTGTCCAAGGGGCAGCGGGCGCGCTTCCTGCTCGCGGCCACGCTGGCGCGCAAGGTGCGGCTCTACTTGCTCGACGAACCGCTGGGCGGGGTGGACCTGATCACCCGCGACCGTATCCTGGCGGCGCTGGTGAGCGAGTGGCGCGAAGACGCCACCTACGTCCTCTCCACCCACGAGGTGGCCGAGGCCGAGGGCATCTTCGACCGCGCCGTCTTCATGAAGGAAGGGCGGGTGGTCCTCAACGCCTCCGCCGAGGAGCTGCGCGAGCGGGGCCAGAGCGTCGCCCAGGCCTTCCGGGAGGTGCTGGCGTGA
- a CDS encoding glucose-6-phosphate isomerase: MLQVDFANLDASRIGPDQGVEWTRELEAAAPRLEAARDALWERAGDPAAMLGWVHLPEATDVLRSVQRFVLAQEGVRDVLVLGIGGSALGAKALDAALGGAGARLHFVDNVEPEPVAALLDRLDPAATLVNVISKSGTTAETMAAFLIALDWLRRALGPRWKDRVVVTTDPERGVLRPYAERHGLASFEIPPDVGGRFSVFSPVGLLPLALAGVDVAGLLAGARMAGALARADAGGNLPAQTALAQYLAWRKGQRISVLMPYSSRLALLPSWFVQLHAESLGKAYDRSGSRVHVGPTPLPAVGATDQHAQVQLFREGPFDKLVVFVRHREADRDLILPAEEGLEELGYLFGKSLFQLLRAEAAATAHALAEARRPNYTIVLEQIDAYHLGWLLQHLMWQTAFLGELFDVNAFDQPGVELGKRYTYALLGRPGYEELAAELARAGVEP, from the coding sequence ATGCTCCAGGTGGACTTTGCCAACCTCGACGCCTCCCGTATCGGCCCCGACCAAGGGGTGGAGTGGACCCGTGAGCTCGAGGCGGCCGCACCGCGGCTGGAAGCCGCGCGCGACGCGCTCTGGGAGCGGGCCGGCGACCCCGCGGCGATGCTCGGCTGGGTGCACCTCCCCGAGGCCACCGACGTGCTGCGTAGCGTGCAGCGCTTCGTGCTGGCGCAGGAGGGGGTGCGCGACGTGCTGGTGCTGGGCATCGGCGGCTCGGCCCTGGGGGCCAAGGCCCTGGACGCCGCGCTGGGCGGCGCGGGGGCACGCCTCCACTTCGTCGACAACGTCGAGCCCGAGCCGGTGGCGGCGCTGCTGGACCGCCTGGACCCGGCCGCCACCCTGGTCAACGTGATCAGCAAGTCGGGAACGACCGCCGAAACGATGGCGGCCTTCCTGATCGCGCTGGACTGGCTACGCCGGGCCCTGGGCCCGCGCTGGAAGGACCGGGTCGTCGTCACCACCGACCCCGAGCGCGGGGTGCTGCGCCCCTACGCCGAGCGGCACGGCCTGGCCAGCTTCGAGATTCCCCCCGACGTGGGCGGCCGCTTCAGCGTCTTCAGCCCCGTGGGGCTCCTCCCCCTGGCGCTCGCCGGGGTGGACGTCGCCGGCCTGCTCGCGGGCGCGCGCATGGCGGGGGCGCTCGCGCGTGCCGACGCCGGCGGCAACCTGCCGGCGCAGACGGCGCTCGCCCAGTACCTGGCCTGGCGCAAGGGGCAGCGGATCAGCGTGCTCATGCCCTACTCTTCCCGGCTGGCGCTCCTGCCCTCCTGGTTCGTGCAGCTGCACGCCGAGAGCCTGGGCAAGGCCTACGACCGCTCCGGCAGCCGCGTTCACGTGGGCCCCACGCCGCTGCCCGCGGTGGGCGCCACCGACCAGCACGCCCAGGTGCAGCTCTTCCGCGAGGGGCCCTTTGACAAGCTCGTCGTCTTCGTACGCCACCGCGAGGCCGACCGCGACCTGATCCTGCCGGCCGAGGAGGGCCTGGAGGAGCTGGGCTACCTCTTCGGCAAGAGCCTCTTCCAGCTCCTCCGCGCCGAGGCCGCGGCGACCGCCCACGCCCTGGCGGAGGCGCGGCGGCCCAACTACACCATCGTCCTCGAGCAGATCGACGCCTACCACCTCGGCTGGCTGCTGCAGCACCTGATGTGGCAGACCGCGTTCCTGGGCGAACTCTTCGACGTCAACGCCTTCGACCAGCCCGGGGTGGAGCTGGGCAAGCGCTACACCTACGCGCTCTTGGGCCGCCCCGGCTACGAGGAGCTGGCCGCGGAGCTGGCGCGCGCGGGGGTGGAGCCGTGA
- a CDS encoding alpha/beta hydrolase yields MTEAGLAASSAALAAGYLGASLQLVWRQSRPRREVTGLTPALYGLDFSEVRVRSRDGLELAGWWVPGGRERKAALLVHGLNASKSSPYVLPALPVYAQQGYGVLLLDLRAHGASPGGRTTLGALELRDVLGGLDWLAQRGFPREAVVLHGWSMGASTVLRVAAGESVRAVVADSGYARLSRLLRQRMGPWLYPGAALASRWLLGVNLAAVDPEAATARLRAAGTPLFLLHGNADRTVPYDHALRLHAAYPEARLWTLEGFPHVSAWRHPEYAARLHAFLSGLGGRW; encoded by the coding sequence GTGACCGAAGCGGGGCTGGCCGCCAGCTCCGCGGCGCTGGCGGCGGGCTACCTAGGCGCCTCGCTGCAGCTCGTCTGGCGGCAGAGCCGGCCGCGGCGCGAGGTCACCGGGCTCACGCCGGCCCTCTACGGACTGGACTTCAGCGAGGTCCGGGTGAGGAGCCGCGACGGGCTCGAGCTGGCGGGCTGGTGGGTGCCCGGCGGGCGCGAGCGCAAGGCGGCGCTTTTGGTCCACGGCCTGAACGCCAGCAAGTCGAGCCCCTACGTGCTGCCGGCGCTGCCCGTCTACGCCCAGCAGGGCTACGGGGTGCTGCTTTTGGACCTGCGCGCCCACGGCGCCTCCCCGGGCGGGCGCACCACCCTGGGGGCGCTCGAGCTGCGCGACGTGCTGGGCGGCCTCGACTGGCTGGCCCAGCGCGGCTTCCCCCGCGAGGCCGTGGTGCTGCACGGCTGGAGCATGGGGGCGTCCACGGTGCTGCGGGTGGCCGCGGGCGAGTCTGTGCGCGCGGTGGTGGCCGACTCGGGCTACGCGCGGCTGAGCCGGCTGCTGCGCCAGCGCATGGGCCCCTGGCTCTACCCCGGCGCGGCGCTGGCGAGCCGCTGGCTGCTGGGGGTGAACCTCGCCGCCGTGGACCCGGAGGCGGCGACGGCGCGGCTGCGCGCGGCGGGCACACCCCTCTTCCTGCTGCACGGCAACGCCGACCGCACCGTCCCCTACGACCACGCCCTGCGGCTGCACGCGGCCTACCCCGAGGCGCGGCTGTGGACCCTCGAGGGCTTCCCCCACGTCTCCGCCTGGCGCCACCCCGAGTACGCCGCCCGCCTGCACGCGTTCCTTTCCGGTTTAGGAGGTCGCTGGTGA
- a CDS encoding CDGSH iron-sulfur domain-containing protein, whose translation MKLRFREDGPLVIDLPEGSRFVLDGVEHTLQRPKLALCRCGGSGRKPFCDGTHKRTGFRAPAGWLAIDD comes from the coding sequence GTGAAGCTACGTTTTCGCGAAGACGGACCGCTCGTGATCGACCTGCCCGAAGGCAGCCGCTTCGTCCTCGACGGGGTGGAGCACACCCTACAGCGCCCGAAGCTGGCGCTGTGCCGCTGCGGCGGCTCGGGGAGGAAACCCTTCTGCGACGGCACCCACAAGCGCACGGGTTTCCGCGCCCCCGCGGGGTGGCTCGCGATCGACGACTAG
- a CDS encoding GNAT family N-acetyltransferase, translating into MPPAPLRIRAATPADLAAVGRISHRTGLLGAPIERFFPDEALWTDVFVRPYLEAGCCNFVAEAEGRVVAYVIGACDPEALPRWARRRLVRVLLGGLVRGCYPRFLRDLLYLWRSLRQPGERAPSDRFPAELHINALPEARGRGVGSALMTRFLDCLRGRGVPGVQLATTERNEAALRLYRRFGFRVYARWRSPFWKPYAGEALEHLRLVKELD; encoded by the coding sequence ATGCCCCCTGCACCCCTGCGGATCCGAGCCGCCACCCCCGCCGACCTTGCGGCCGTGGGCCGCATCTCGCACCGGACCGGGCTGCTGGGCGCGCCGATCGAGCGCTTCTTCCCCGACGAGGCGCTGTGGACCGACGTCTTCGTGCGCCCCTACCTCGAGGCCGGCTGCTGCAACTTCGTGGCCGAAGCGGAGGGCCGGGTCGTCGCCTACGTGATCGGCGCCTGCGACCCCGAGGCCCTGCCCCGCTGGGCCCGCCGGCGGCTGGTGCGGGTGCTGCTCGGGGGGCTGGTGCGCGGCTGCTACCCGCGCTTCTTGCGCGACCTCCTCTACCTCTGGCGGTCGCTACGGCAGCCCGGGGAGCGCGCGCCCTCGGACCGCTTCCCCGCCGAGCTGCACATCAACGCGCTGCCCGAGGCGCGCGGCCGCGGCGTGGGCTCGGCGCTGATGACGCGCTTCCTCGACTGCCTGCGTGGGCGCGGGGTGCCGGGGGTCCAGCTCGCCACCACCGAGCGCAACGAGGCGGCGCTGCGGCTCTACCGCCGGTTCGGCTTCCGGGTCTACGCCCGCTGGCGCTCGCCGTTCTGGAAGCCCTACGCCGGCGAGGCGCTGGAGCACCTGCGCCTCGTCAAGGAACTCGACTAG
- a CDS encoding PIG-L deacetylase family protein, with the protein MNPTPRWLWLAALVVVFVGVSEALRLWWRLDLLERLLAGLLALSVWAFINGRWIFAYYHALRASWISRRLPPLAGLAADDRLLVLAPHPDDEVLAAAGQILQALEAGARVRVVWLTAGDAFDLASGRPAPRPEAMRALATKRMEEARAATAQLGLGEADRIFLGYPDQGLLRLFLTHYYLPFTSPHTRLAEVAYAGSLRPGARYTGRDLETDLEAVLRDFAPTRVLAPSPLDAHPDHQAAAYFAMRIMGKLGWEERLRYYIVHGGYEYPLPKGLHPRLPLYPAPRGRRLPWRKLELSDEQIERKLAAARAHASQLRLIGNFMLAFVRRTELASPLPIPARVVPEDLGLEEV; encoded by the coding sequence GTGAACCCGACGCCCCGCTGGCTCTGGCTCGCCGCGCTCGTCGTCGTCTTCGTCGGCGTCAGCGAGGCGCTGCGGCTGTGGTGGCGGCTCGACCTGCTCGAGCGCCTGCTCGCGGGGTTGCTGGCGCTCAGCGTCTGGGCCTTCATCAACGGCCGCTGGATCTTCGCCTACTACCACGCGCTGCGGGCCTCGTGGATCAGCCGGCGGCTGCCGCCGCTGGCGGGGCTGGCCGCGGACGACCGCCTCCTCGTCCTCGCGCCCCACCCCGACGACGAGGTGCTCGCCGCCGCCGGCCAGATCCTGCAGGCGCTGGAGGCCGGCGCGCGGGTGCGCGTGGTCTGGCTCACCGCCGGCGACGCCTTCGACCTGGCCTCGGGGCGTCCGGCGCCCAGGCCCGAGGCCATGCGCGCGCTCGCGACGAAGCGCATGGAGGAGGCGCGCGCGGCCACGGCGCAGCTGGGGCTCGGGGAGGCGGACCGGATCTTCCTGGGCTACCCCGACCAGGGGCTGTTGCGCCTCTTCCTCACCCACTACTACCTCCCCTTCACCAGCCCCCACACGCGCCTGGCCGAGGTGGCCTATGCGGGCAGCCTGCGCCCGGGGGCGCGCTACACCGGCCGCGACCTCGAGACCGACCTGGAGGCGGTGCTGCGCGACTTCGCGCCCACCCGGGTGCTGGCGCCCAGCCCCCTCGACGCCCACCCCGACCACCAGGCGGCGGCGTACTTTGCCATGCGCATCATGGGCAAGCTGGGCTGGGAGGAGCGGCTGCGCTACTACATCGTCCACGGCGGCTACGAGTACCCCCTGCCCAAGGGGCTGCACCCGCGGCTGCCGCTCTATCCGGCGCCCCGCGGGCGGCGGCTGCCCTGGCGCAAGCTCGAGCTTTCGGACGAGCAGATCGAGCGCAAGCTCGCCGCCGCCCGCGCCCACGCCTCGCAGCTGCGGCTGATCGGGAACTTCATGCTCGCCTTCGTGCGCCGCACCGAGCTGGCCAGCCCCCTGCCGATCCCGGCGCGGGTCGTTCCCGAGGACCTGGGCCTCGAAGAGGTCTAG
- a CDS encoding TFIIB-type zinc ribbon-containing protein, translating into MPKGLSAARKGETIELVLSDGTAEERLRLLAIELAEALARLQAPGYPTMDPEELEDKPNDAPNYTTATVELLEPEGLLTLRKVRVPGPDLLEFTTPSGSVYEFEWGPAFAYLEPLLPR; encoded by the coding sequence ATGCCCAAGGGACTCTCCGCTGCGCGCAAGGGTGAGACGATCGAGCTCGTGCTCTCCGACGGCACCGCCGAGGAGCGCCTGCGCCTGCTCGCGATCGAGCTGGCCGAGGCGCTGGCGCGGCTCCAGGCCCCCGGCTACCCGACGATGGACCCCGAGGAGCTCGAGGACAAACCCAACGACGCCCCCAACTACACCACCGCGACCGTCGAGCTGCTCGAGCCCGAGGGGCTGCTCACGCTGCGCAAGGTGCGGGTGCCCGGCCCCGACCTGCTCGAGTTCACCACCCCCTCGGGCAGCGTCTACGAGTTCGAGTGGGGGCCGGCCTTCGCCTATCTGGAGCCGCTGCTGCCGCGCTAG
- a CDS encoding molybdopterin-dependent oxidoreductase, protein MRYGTLLLLLALLLGGCKGGASYTVVRSGGWDGPPPAPRGEVLLTLITPDGRSYDLDRAGIEQLTWVRRTTRHHPHETDPPSTFEGVLLDQIIRELDLDTQGLVVRFVALDDYRIDRPWAELAPLEPILALVQDGRPLTLENYGPVRVIFPYDRLKPDPTRYNALWVWQVRVVEFHY, encoded by the coding sequence ATGCGTTACGGAACCCTGCTCCTGCTCCTCGCGCTGCTCCTCGGCGGCTGCAAGGGCGGCGCCAGCTACACCGTGGTACGCAGCGGCGGCTGGGACGGTCCGCCGCCCGCGCCCCGGGGCGAGGTGCTGCTCACCCTCATCACCCCCGACGGCCGCAGCTACGATCTCGACCGCGCCGGGATCGAGCAGCTGACCTGGGTGCGGCGCACCACCCGGCACCACCCCCACGAGACCGACCCCCCCTCCACCTTCGAGGGGGTGCTGCTGGACCAGATCATCCGCGAGCTGGACCTCGACACCCAGGGGCTGGTGGTGCGCTTCGTCGCCCTCGACGACTACCGCATCGACCGGCCCTGGGCGGAGCTGGCGCCGCTCGAGCCGATCCTCGCCCTGGTGCAGGACGGCCGCCCGCTCACCCTGGAGAACTACGGTCCGGTGCGGGTGATCTTCCCCTACGACCGGCTGAAGCCCGACCCCACCCGGTACAATGCCCTGTGGGTGTGGCAGGTCCGCGTCGTCGAATTCCACTACTGA
- a CDS encoding sensor histidine kinase yields the protein MAGPRRRIPLLNPSLLAAGLIVALLLLAGLLFYEQSRLESAITNARAANSAYQYSQLERDLLKAALICGRSGLDPVRATNLEQRARLAVHSYSFPLLAPESRRILERLLAALEAESARGWPCGRLEAWADRVHPIVIEATEVSSTVRSNLLVQLRDYRRDTLFGFVIVLLFAAAYLYYQARQVLGQRRRIADLESEGAFKTRLLGMVAHELRTPIATIVGFSELLDDPKADHRRYLQRIQNAARRLGQTLATFLDLYRLESGQRLELERRPVRLGALIEEAAEMLQVQFPGRFRLEPEAGEVVVIGDEGRLFSTVLNLLTNAAKYGPEGEPVRIRLACADGTARVEVYDGGPPLEAGEAEAIFQPWTRLARHRGREGHGLGLAVAREVVAQHGGRIGWEARPPGQVFWFELPCETASP from the coding sequence GTGGCAGGTCCGCGTCGTCGAATTCCACTACTGAACCCCAGCCTGCTGGCGGCGGGGCTGATCGTCGCCTTGCTGCTGCTCGCCGGGCTGCTCTTCTACGAACAGTCGCGGCTGGAGTCGGCGATCACCAACGCCCGCGCCGCCAACTCCGCCTACCAGTACTCCCAGCTCGAGCGCGACCTGCTCAAGGCGGCGCTGATCTGCGGCCGCAGCGGCCTCGACCCGGTGCGCGCCACCAACCTGGAGCAGCGCGCGCGCCTGGCCGTCCACAGCTACAGTTTCCCCCTGCTCGCCCCCGAGAGCCGGCGCATCCTGGAGCGGCTGCTGGCGGCGCTCGAGGCCGAGTCGGCGCGCGGCTGGCCCTGCGGGCGGCTCGAGGCCTGGGCCGACCGGGTGCACCCCATCGTCATCGAGGCGACCGAGGTCTCCAGCACGGTGCGCTCGAACCTGCTCGTGCAGCTGCGCGACTACCGCCGCGACACCCTGTTCGGCTTCGTGATCGTCCTGCTCTTCGCCGCGGCCTACCTCTACTACCAGGCGCGCCAGGTGCTGGGCCAGCGCCGCCGCATCGCCGATTTGGAGAGCGAGGGGGCCTTCAAGACCCGGCTCCTGGGCATGGTGGCCCACGAGCTGCGCACCCCCATCGCCACCATCGTGGGGTTCAGCGAGCTGCTCGACGACCCCAAGGCCGACCACCGCCGCTACCTGCAGCGCATCCAGAACGCCGCCCGGCGGCTGGGCCAGACGCTGGCCACCTTCCTGGACCTCTACCGCCTGGAGTCGGGTCAGCGCCTCGAGCTCGAGCGGCGGCCGGTGCGGCTGGGGGCGCTGATCGAGGAGGCCGCGGAGATGCTGCAGGTCCAGTTCCCGGGCCGCTTCCGGCTCGAGCCCGAAGCTGGCGAGGTCGTCGTCATCGGCGACGAGGGCCGCCTCTTCTCGACGGTGCTCAACCTGCTCACCAACGCCGCCAAGTACGGCCCCGAGGGCGAGCCGGTGCGCATCCGCCTCGCCTGCGCCGACGGCACCGCCCGCGTCGAGGTCTACGATGGCGGCCCCCCGCTGGAGGCGGGGGAGGCGGAGGCGATCTTCCAGCCCTGGACGCGCCTCGCCCGCCACCGCGGCCGCGAGGGGCACGGCCTGGGGCTGGCGGTGGCGCGCGAGGTCGTCGCCCAGCACGGCGGGCGCATCGGCTGGGAGGCGCGCCCCCCGGGGCAGGTCTTCTGGTTCGAGCTTCCCTGCGAAACCGCTAGTCCGTGA
- a CDS encoding response regulator transcription factor: MKVLLIEDEPDMVALLEATLSPAGFEVHAERSGDAIEALLERHDPQVVIVDVMLFGSRMDGFEVVERIRRVAGHEETLVVVLTALEGEEYARRAREAGADLYLSKPFSPLELLGRLQSAELLTD; the protein is encoded by the coding sequence GTGAAGGTGCTACTCATCGAAGACGAGCCCGACATGGTGGCGCTGCTCGAGGCCACCCTGAGCCCCGCGGGCTTCGAGGTGCACGCCGAGCGCAGCGGCGACGCCATCGAGGCGCTGCTGGAGCGGCACGATCCCCAGGTGGTGATCGTCGACGTGATGCTCTTCGGCAGCCGCATGGACGGGTTCGAGGTGGTGGAGCGGATCCGCCGGGTGGCCGGGCACGAGGAGACCCTGGTCGTGGTGCTGACCGCGCTCGAGGGCGAGGAGTACGCGCGCCGCGCCCGCGAGGCGGGGGCCGACCTCTACCTCAGCAAGCCCTTCAGCCCGCTGGAGCTGCTCGGACGCCTGCAGAGCGCGGAGCTGCTCACGGACTAG
- a CDS encoding HD-GYP domain-containing protein: protein MATGRLYQRQLMEYAQDLARAYREIRASQDDFLSVLVTLVELKAPAARGHARRVAFWALRLNDALGRPLEPAPLKAAALAHDVGKLGLPDRVIASWVGEDDEGRELLATHPQLGASLLEHVAAFRDWIPWVRHHHERWDGAGFPDGLAGEAIPLGARVIAVANGFDYRMHGYGRDPAYTLAGTTAWLEQQAGGAFDPALVEAFVAMPLEALWANRLWLEEVQE, encoded by the coding sequence GTGGCGACCGGACGACTCTACCAACGCCAGCTGATGGAGTACGCGCAGGACCTGGCCCGGGCCTACCGGGAGATCCGGGCCTCGCAGGACGACTTCCTTTCCGTGCTGGTGACCCTGGTCGAGCTCAAGGCCCCGGCGGCGCGCGGCCACGCGCGGCGCGTGGCCTTCTGGGCGCTGCGCCTCAACGACGCCTTGGGGCGGCCGCTCGAGCCCGCGCCCCTCAAGGCGGCGGCCTTGGCCCACGACGTGGGCAAGCTGGGCCTGCCCGACCGGGTGATCGCCTCCTGGGTGGGCGAGGACGACGAGGGCCGCGAGCTGCTCGCCACCCACCCCCAGCTGGGGGCCTCGCTGCTCGAGCACGTGGCCGCTTTCCGCGACTGGATCCCCTGGGTGCGCCACCACCACGAGCGCTGGGACGGCGCCGGCTTCCCCGACGGGTTGGCCGGCGAGGCGATCCCGCTGGGAGCTCGTGTCATCGCCGTGGCCAACGGCTTCGACTACCGGATGCACGGCTACGGCCGCGACCCCGCCTACACCCTCGCGGGCACGACCGCCTGGCTGGAGCAGCAGGCCGGCGGCGCCTTCGACCCCGCGCTCGTCGAGGCCTTCGTGGCCATGCCGCTCGAGGCCCTCTGGGCCAACCGGCTCTGGCTCGAGGAGGTGCAGGAGTGA